A genomic window from Bacteroidota bacterium includes:
- a CDS encoding UDP-2,3-diacylglucosamine diphosphatase has product MERNKIYFASDFHLGIPDFDSSLEREKKIVRWLSSIENDATKIFLVGDLFDFWFEYKYVVPRGHVRLLGKIAELKDKGIDIHVFTGNHDLWMYGYFEEELKVPVHRDSIQFEFGGKKFFVGHGDGIGPGDNGFKFMKRIFKSKAAQVLYGMLHPYIAFKVARFFSHNSRRANEEEAFLGDDKEWQIIYAKEVLQKEHFDYFLFGHRHIVLDKPIAENTTFINLGDWIIHFTYAEFDGTICKIKYFEK; this is encoded by the coding sequence ATGGAGAGAAATAAAATTTACTTTGCTTCCGATTTCCATTTAGGCATTCCCGATTTTGACAGCAGTCTGGAACGCGAGAAAAAAATTGTACGCTGGCTCAGCAGTATTGAAAACGATGCTACAAAAATATTTTTAGTTGGCGATTTATTTGATTTCTGGTTTGAATATAAATATGTAGTTCCACGAGGACATGTTCGTTTGCTTGGAAAAATTGCCGAATTAAAAGATAAGGGAATAGATATTCATGTTTTTACCGGCAATCACGATTTATGGATGTATGGTTATTTTGAAGAAGAACTGAAAGTTCCTGTTCACCGTGATTCTATTCAATTTGAATTTGGCGGGAAAAAGTTTTTTGTAGGACATGGCGATGGCATTGGGCCGGGTGACAATGGTTTCAAATTTATGAAACGCATTTTTAAAAGTAAGGCGGCACAGGTTTTGTATGGCATGTTACATCCTTATATTGCATTTAAAGTAGCCCGCTTTTTTTCACATAACAGCAGAAGGGCAAATGAAGAAGAAGCATTTTTAGGTGACGATAAAGAATGGCAGATTATTTATGCAAAAGAAGTGTTGCAGAAAGAGCATTTCGATTATTTTTTATTTGGTCACCGACATATTGTTTTAGATAAACCGATTGCAGAAAATACCACATTTATTAATTTAGGTGACTGGATTATTCATTTCACATATGCCGAATTTGACGGTACTATTTGTAAGATAAAATATTTTGAAAAATAA
- a CDS encoding LUD domain-containing protein: MAKILSSKEKMLSSVRAALYHQNKQPYPNLESNDAIYALENEPLEIIFASEFTEVSGQFVYCENEKECVDTLKELVSQKGWKNISCPEIPLHEMFDRNQFINYEIDMPVTTADAGIMCCEALIARTGSVLISSRQASGRTLPIFPEVNIVIASTRQLVMDIQEGFTAIRKKYDGNFPSMVNLNTGPSRTADIEKTLVLGAHGPREVYVFLIENWPVAGWDGEK; encoded by the coding sequence ATGGCAAAAATTTTATCTTCCAAAGAAAAGATGCTGAGCAGCGTTCGGGCGGCTTTGTATCATCAAAACAAACAACCTTATCCGAATCTGGAATCCAACGATGCCATTTATGCTTTGGAAAATGAGCCACTTGAAATCATTTTTGCTTCTGAGTTTACAGAAGTATCGGGGCAGTTTGTGTATTGTGAAAATGAAAAAGAATGTGTTGACACATTAAAAGAACTGGTATCACAAAAGGGCTGGAAAAATATTAGTTGTCCGGAAATTCCATTACACGAAATGTTTGACCGCAATCAGTTTATTAATTATGAAATTGATATGCCGGTAACTACAGCCGATGCCGGAATAATGTGTTGTGAAGCATTAATTGCAAGAACAGGCAGTGTATTAATTTCAAGCCGACAAGCAAGTGGAAGAACCTTACCTATTTTTCCGGAAGTAAACATTGTGATTGCATCTACACGACAATTAGTAATGGATATACAGGAAGGATTTACTGCAATCAGAAAAAAATACGATGGTAATTTTCCGAGTATGGTAAATTTAAATACCGGACCGAGCCGTACAGCAGATATAGAAAAAACACTTGTGTTAGGTGCACATGGTCCTCGCGAAGTATATGTATTCTTAATTGAAAACTGGCCGGTTGCCGGATGGGATGGAGAGAAATAA
- the ftsH gene encoding ATP-dependent zinc metalloprotease FtsH, which translates to MYGLIAVILIGLQFFPFQGQPKELKDIEKFKTEMLQQGDVNRVVVINKEFAEIYIKEDKLKKDIYVKDKVPEKGPQYTWTIGSTETFERQLAEWQQGGTDKPITVSYEKRSNILLGLLSYILPIVLILAIWIFIMRRVTGGGGMGGGGQIFNIGKSKANLYDKDTKVNVTFNDVAGLDEAKEEVMEVVDFLKNPKKYTALGGKIPKGVLLVGSPGTGKTLLAKAMAGEAQVPFFSISGSDFVEMFVGVGASRVRDLFRQAREKAPCVIFIDEIDAIGRARGKNMIQSNDERENTLNQLLVEMDGFGTDKGVIILAATNRPDVLDPALLRPGRFDRQISIDKPDLAGREQIFKVHLKPIKVAPDLDAHKLALQTPGFAGADIANVCNEAALIAARRGKKFVEMQDFNDAVDRVIGGLEKKNKLISQDEKKIVAYHEAGHAICGWYLEHADPLVKVSIVPRGIAALGYAQYLPKEQYLYTTEQLTDMMCMTLGGRAAEDIIFGRISTGAQNDLERITKMAYAMITIYGMNERIGNISFNDPQQDYRFAKPYSEQMAQAIDEEVKKLISDAYIRTKALLNDKKPQLEIIAKELLDKEIIFKADMERLIGHRPFEEKNPEPEVIKDAIIFNDEKTEV; encoded by the coding sequence ATTTATGGATTAATAGCCGTAATTCTTATAGGCTTGCAGTTTTTCCCTTTTCAGGGTCAGCCTAAAGAGTTGAAGGATATTGAAAAGTTTAAAACCGAAATGTTGCAGCAGGGCGATGTGAACCGTGTAGTGGTTATAAATAAAGAGTTTGCAGAGATTTATATCAAAGAAGATAAACTCAAAAAAGACATTTATGTAAAGGATAAGGTGCCTGAAAAAGGCCCTCAATATACCTGGACCATAGGCTCAACTGAAACTTTTGAGCGTCAGTTGGCTGAATGGCAGCAAGGTGGAACCGATAAACCAATTACTGTTTCTTATGAGAAACGCAGTAACATTTTATTGGGATTATTGAGTTATATCCTGCCAATCGTATTGATTTTAGCCATCTGGATTTTCATTATGCGTCGTGTAACAGGCGGTGGTGGCATGGGTGGCGGTGGCCAGATATTCAATATCGGTAAGTCGAAAGCCAATCTATATGACAAAGACACCAAAGTAAACGTGACATTTAATGATGTTGCGGGATTAGATGAGGCGAAGGAAGAGGTGATGGAAGTGGTGGATTTCCTTAAAAATCCAAAAAAATACACTGCTTTAGGCGGTAAAATACCAAAAGGCGTATTATTAGTAGGTAGCCCGGGAACAGGTAAAACCCTGTTGGCAAAAGCTATGGCCGGAGAGGCCCAGGTGCCGTTTTTCAGTATTTCGGGTTCCGATTTCGTTGAAATGTTTGTGGGCGTAGGTGCCAGCCGTGTTCGTGATTTATTCCGTCAGGCACGTGAAAAAGCGCCTTGTGTGATATTTATTGATGAAATTGACGCAATTGGTCGTGCCCGTGGTAAAAACATGATTCAAAGCAACGACGAGCGTGAAAATACCCTGAACCAGTTATTGGTTGAGATGGATGGTTTTGGAACAGATAAAGGTGTTATCATTTTAGCTGCCACCAACCGTCCCGATGTATTGGATCCGGCATTGTTACGTCCGGGTCGTTTCGACCGTCAGATTTCAATCGACAAGCCGGATTTAGCGGGTCGTGAGCAGATATTTAAGGTGCATTTAAAACCAATCAAAGTAGCTCCGGATCTGGATGCACATAAATTGGCATTGCAAACACCGGGTTTCGCAGGGGCAGATATTGCCAATGTATGTAACGAAGCTGCATTGATTGCTGCACGCCGTGGTAAAAAGTTTGTTGAGATGCAGGATTTTAATGATGCCGTTGACCGTGTGATTGGTGGTTTAGAAAAGAAAAATAAACTGATTAGTCAGGATGAGAAAAAAATTGTTGCCTATCACGAAGCCGGACACGCTATTTGCGGATGGTATCTTGAACATGCTGACCCTTTAGTTAAGGTGTCGATTGTGCCAAGAGGTATAGCAGCATTAGGTTATGCGCAATATTTACCAAAAGAACAATATTTATATACTACTGAGCAGCTCACCGATATGATGTGTATGACTTTAGGCGGACGTGCTGCTGAAGACATCATTTTCGGCAGAATTTCAACCGGTGCACAAAACGATTTAGAGCGTATTACTAAAATGGCTTATGCCATGATTACCATTTATGGTATGAATGAACGCATCGGAAATATCAGTTTCAATGACCCGCAGCAGGATTATCGTTTTGCTAAACCTTATAGCGAACAAATGGCTCAGGCAATTGATGAGGAAGTAAAAAAATTGATTTCTGATGCTTATATCCGCACCAAAGCATTGTTAAATGATAAAAAACCACAACTGGAAATTATCGCTAAAGAATTGCTTGATAAAGAAATCATCTTTAAAGCTGATATGGAGCGTTTGATTGGTCATCGTCCGTTTGAGGAAAAAAATCCTGAACCGGAAGTAATTAAAGATGCTATCATTTTTAATGACGAAAAAACTGAAGTTTAA
- the rsfS gene encoding ribosome silencing factor, with protein sequence MRKKTKQPTTTQYSLTDLVIDSILDKKGEEVVHLDLTALNDAVADHFIICHADSTTQVMAIGNHIVENVLEKGGTRPFGKEGFENAEWIIIDYSDVVVHVFYKEKRYFYQLEDLWHDAAIKKVS encoded by the coding sequence GTGAGAAAAAAAACAAAGCAACCAACAACTACACAATATTCTTTAACTGACCTCGTCATTGATAGTATCCTGGACAAAAAAGGGGAAGAGGTAGTTCATCTTGATTTAACCGCATTAAACGATGCTGTTGCCGATCATTTCATCATTTGTCATGCAGATTCAACCACGCAAGTGATGGCTATTGGAAACCATATTGTAGAAAATGTGTTAGAGAAAGGAGGAACCCGACCTTTTGGGAAAGAAGGCTTCGAAAATGCCGAATGGATTATCATTGATTATTCGGATGTAGTAGTGCACGTATTTTATAAGGAAAAACGTTACTTCTACCAGCTCGAGGACCTTTGGCACGATGCCGCGATTAAAAAAGTCAGTTAA
- a CDS encoding biotin--[acetyl-CoA-carboxylase] ligase yields the protein MRPPINTIFIGKTHHHIARVESTNDYVRSFLELSETAVPEGLLVTADEQTAGKGQGGKKWMAEPGCNLMVSILLKPVFLEPRHVFYLNKAVALAIHDTLATETYGISIKWPNDMYFENKKLAGVLIENVLGGNRILQSIVGIGINVNQKLFDENLPNPVSLIQITGRETDLSQLLATLCTQIEKYYLQLRSHQFTTIDALYHHYLLKHQKENQFIINNELITATINGVSAGGKLILSTANKKMELAVGEVEWVL from the coding sequence TTGCGCCCTCCAATCAATACCATATTCATTGGCAAAACCCATCATCATATTGCCCGGGTTGAAAGCACGAACGACTACGTACGTAGCTTTCTGGAACTAAGCGAAACTGCAGTTCCCGAAGGGTTACTTGTTACAGCAGATGAACAAACTGCCGGAAAAGGACAAGGCGGGAAAAAATGGATGGCTGAACCCGGTTGTAATTTAATGGTGAGTATTTTACTCAAACCGGTGTTTTTAGAGCCTCGGCATGTATTTTATCTCAACAAAGCAGTTGCACTCGCAATTCATGATACCCTCGCTACCGAAACATATGGCATAAGTATAAAATGGCCAAACGATATGTATTTCGAAAACAAAAAACTGGCAGGCGTTTTAATTGAAAATGTGCTGGGTGGAAATCGCATTTTACAAAGTATTGTCGGAATCGGCATCAATGTTAATCAGAAACTGTTTGATGAAAACCTGCCGAATCCTGTTTCATTAATACAAATTACCGGTCGTGAAACCGATTTATCTCAATTACTCGCGACACTCTGCACACAAATCGAAAAATATTATCTGCAATTACGCAGTCACCAGTTTACCACCATCGATGCATTATATCATCATTATTTATTGAAACATCAAAAGGAAAATCAGTTTATCATAAATAATGAATTAATTACTGCAACCATTAATGGCGTTTCAGCCGGCGGGAAATTAATTTTATCTACTGCCAATAAAAAAATGGAGCTCGCAGTTGGTGAGGTAGAATGGGTTTTGTAA
- a CDS encoding WecB/TagA/CpsF family glycosyltransferase: MLARKKIYDLDFINEADFEKVVTEIMQFEYFKDYYNTRLPLLITPNVDDVVKFSKPENKFIADNMTKASFILPDGQFIVWSSWLLQNPLKKRLPGSDLFPALWKKIKETDKTILLIAPDERVGDLLSKEYAHLHYYVPPFFDENNKAALDEVIENCIQQINTLQPDMVLIGIRFPKQHFIALSAIEHLQTRLIENATSIKMPLFLLLGASFEFYLGIKKRAPKFVRFLGMEWFHRFVQEPRRLFRRFFIEDMAFFSIFWKEIFK; encoded by the coding sequence ATGTTAGCCCGAAAAAAAATATATGACCTTGATTTTATCAACGAAGCTGATTTTGAAAAGGTGGTGACCGAAATAATGCAATTTGAATATTTTAAAGATTATTACAATACGCGTTTACCATTACTAATTACACCAAATGTTGATGATGTTGTAAAATTCAGTAAGCCTGAAAATAAATTTATTGCAGATAATATGACCAAAGCCTCATTTATACTACCTGACGGACAGTTTATAGTTTGGTCGAGCTGGTTATTACAAAATCCATTAAAAAAACGATTACCCGGCAGCGATTTATTTCCGGCATTATGGAAAAAAATAAAAGAGACTGATAAAACAATTTTATTAATAGCGCCTGATGAACGTGTTGGCGATTTATTATCAAAAGAATATGCACATCTGCATTATTATGTCCCGCCATTTTTTGATGAAAATAATAAAGCTGCATTAGATGAAGTGATTGAAAATTGTATCCAACAAATAAATACCCTACAACCGGACATGGTGTTAATTGGTATTCGGTTCCCGAAACAACATTTTATTGCTTTGAGTGCAATTGAACATCTGCAAACCCGATTAATAGAAAATGCAACATCAATTAAAATGCCGTTGTTTTTATTATTAGGCGCTTCATTTGAATTTTATCTTGGTATAAAAAAACGCGCACCCAAGTTTGTACGTTTTTTGGGTATGGAATGGTTTCATCGTTTTGTTCAGGAACCACGTCGTTTATTCAGAAGATTTTTTATTGAGGACATGGCATTTTTCAGTATCTTCTGGAAAGAAATTTTTAAATAA
- a CDS encoding radical SAM protein gives MTKLTNLYRRSVAFKRLLTPEKKPPVYLLQFVTNRCNAACDHCFYWRELNEKVKDELSLAEYEKIATSLGPMLQVTLTGGSPELRADLPEIAEIYSRICRPANITFCMLGFSTSRIVDQMEKILTRMPHQRFTVAISLDGIGEEHDKLRRLDGCFNRVVETFKQLGEMKKKYKNLRLAVGTVVQGLNFETVANTALWARQNLPIDLLKPILVRGNPLNSESKKDICVETYLDVIDRDKQWMNGTNGGMTTAMDYVIATKENIQRDLIAQIAMTKLARHKCSGGRETAVIYPDGNVAGCELRDDILGNVREVNYDFNKIWLGEKGDAFRATTGKVEACQGCYHHCFLSPTVFRTPALWPKVAQSALHVYRNNHKRKAKDYQVINAAS, from the coding sequence ATGACTAAACTCACAAACCTTTACCGAAGAAGTGTAGCCTTCAAAAGATTGCTGACACCTGAAAAAAAACCACCTGTTTATTTATTACAATTTGTAACCAACAGATGTAACGCAGCATGCGACCATTGTTTTTATTGGCGCGAATTAAATGAAAAAGTGAAAGATGAATTATCGCTTGCCGAATATGAAAAAATTGCAACATCATTAGGACCAATGTTGCAGGTAACATTAACAGGTGGAAGCCCTGAGTTACGTGCCGATTTGCCTGAAATTGCAGAAATATATTCGCGCATTTGTCGCCCGGCAAATATTACTTTTTGTATGCTCGGATTTAGCACCAGCAGAATTGTTGATCAGATGGAAAAAATTCTAACGCGTATGCCGCATCAGCGTTTTACCGTTGCTATTTCGCTTGATGGTATTGGAGAAGAACATGATAAGTTACGTCGACTCGATGGTTGTTTCAATCGCGTGGTAGAAACATTTAAACAATTAGGCGAGATGAAAAAGAAATATAAAAATCTTCGCCTCGCTGTTGGAACCGTTGTGCAAGGATTAAATTTTGAAACAGTAGCAAATACGGCATTATGGGCGCGCCAAAATTTACCTATCGATTTATTAAAACCGATTTTAGTGCGTGGCAATCCTTTAAACAGCGAATCTAAAAAAGACATTTGTGTGGAAACATATTTAGATGTAATTGACCGCGATAAACAATGGATGAACGGAACAAATGGAGGTATGACTACCGCTATGGATTACGTAATTGCAACTAAAGAAAATATTCAACGCGATTTAATTGCTCAAATTGCTATGACAAAACTCGCTCGACATAAATGTTCCGGTGGTCGCGAAACTGCTGTTATTTATCCCGATGGTAATGTGGCAGGATGTGAATTACGTGATGATATTTTAGGAAATGTACGAGAAGTAAATTACGATTTTAATAAAATTTGGTTAGGCGAAAAAGGTGATGCGTTTAGAGCTACCACAGGTAAAGTAGAAGCTTGTCAGGGATGTTATCATCATTGTTTTTTAAGCCCTACCGTTTTCAGAACACCTGCCCTCTGGCCAAAAGTTGCTCAATCTGCTTTACACGTTTACAGGAATAACCATAAACGCAAAGCCAAAGATTACCAGGTAATAAACGCTGCTTCATGA
- a CDS encoding glycosyltransferase: protein MFTHKTQTQIITPVRVVIPAYKARDCINACLKNVLIACNYFSDIEVVVVAYDTAININFDHRLQIIEPGKPLNAGEARNLGALNSNNRIIVFIDADVLIDPESLPKLLQPIINGEADATVGNYATNLISNKFFQNYKKLYIHQAYAREGYISNEFWTAYAAISHKAFFTVGGFSEQFKFKGGEDTEIGVRLTARNFKIYAVANVFGNHLKEFTFGSLVSNDFVKGSRTVFLALNRKMSLQENRHAKKSDQVAVALACMIALVIIGGGILHWIWLFLPLLMAMYIGSRFNFLSACSKQGTWFFIRACSMAWLLDIVRAASIGNGMAIYFWTKWFKHQKQSTIIPMPSLESNVYTNDEAPFIHSRA from the coding sequence ATGTTTACGCATAAAACACAAACCCAAATTATAACACCTGTTAGAGTTGTAATTCCCGCTTACAAAGCCCGCGATTGTATTAATGCCTGCTTAAAAAATGTATTAATAGCCTGTAATTATTTCAGCGATATAGAAGTTGTTGTTGTGGCTTACGATACGGCCATCAATATCAACTTTGATCATCGCCTCCAAATTATCGAACCCGGTAAACCCTTAAATGCAGGTGAAGCTAGAAACCTCGGCGCATTAAACAGTAATAACAGAATAATTGTTTTTATTGATGCTGATGTTTTAATTGACCCTGAATCGTTACCCAAATTATTGCAACCCATTATAAATGGAGAGGCCGATGCTACGGTTGGAAATTATGCTACCAATTTAATCAGCAATAAGTTTTTCCAGAATTACAAAAAATTATATATTCATCAGGCTTATGCACGCGAAGGATATATAAGCAATGAATTCTGGACAGCTTATGCAGCAATTTCACACAAAGCATTTTTTACGGTTGGCGGATTTTCCGAGCAGTTTAAATTTAAAGGGGGAGAAGATACAGAAATCGGAGTGCGTTTAACAGCAAGAAATTTTAAAATATATGCTGTTGCAAATGTATTCGGTAATCATTTAAAAGAATTTACTTTTGGCTCGCTGGTAAGTAATGATTTTGTTAAAGGTTCGCGCACCGTATTTTTAGCATTAAACAGAAAAATGTCGCTACAGGAAAACCGACACGCTAAAAAAAGTGACCAGGTTGCAGTTGCCCTTGCATGTATGATTGCACTAGTTATAATTGGTGGAGGCATCTTACATTGGATTTGGTTGTTTCTGCCCTTATTGATGGCAATGTATATCGGTTCACGATTTAATTTTTTATCGGCTTGTAGCAAGCAAGGAACATGGTTTTTTATAAGAGCCTGCAGTATGGCCTGGCTGCTCGATATTGTCCGTGCTGCCTCCATCGGTAATGGAATGGCAATTTATTTTTGGACGAAATGGTTTAAACATCAAAAACAATCAACCATTATTCCTATGCCATCTCTTGAATCAAATGTTTATACAAATGATGAAGCACCGTTTATCCATTCCCGTGCATAG
- a CDS encoding T9SS type A sorting domain-containing protein, which translates to MMMSRMGLYHDPQTGVAAAFAHGPVSWWKLPFGLILLIFISSFVNEVAAQGAVKYTLTYVAETTTSFQITDSVQAFSIRDQVDLIPYTTRDSVIKQVYTNNDIKSTIFHQLNTAYPAWMTRPAKTVIDKTRIKVYSATGSLMVNQVHSAKYKSVNSQLKSFLTTNSADVITNFVFLSAAMKTEYTANGFVMTNIGDGTFRFVKDSVTLYFNNTRRINQVDLFHSDGTLKLSVKRAFGMNSYGLIVPKFEIETRTDNRFTSHCVQEVKVTSYPYYHYTMAGAGKYAVEESEEDIDEPLSIEVLPNPADDFIIINVPAEDYNQPIRIYDNTGRLILEEIIQAGDFEIKIDISTFQSGMYFAQLHKNEALITQSFIKN; encoded by the coding sequence ATGATGATGTCTCGAATGGGTCTCTACCACGACCCGCAGACAGGCGTTGCCGCAGCATTTGCGCATGGTCCTGTAAGTTGGTGGAAATTACCTTTTGGTTTAATCCTGCTTATTTTTATTTCAAGTTTCGTAAACGAAGTTGCTGCTCAGGGTGCTGTTAAATACACACTCACTTATGTTGCAGAAACTACAACGAGTTTTCAAATTACCGATTCCGTTCAGGCTTTTAGTATTCGGGATCAGGTCGATTTAATTCCATACACCACACGCGATTCTGTTATCAAACAGGTGTATACTAACAACGATATTAAATCAACCATTTTTCATCAATTAAACACAGCTTATCCGGCGTGGATGACGCGACCGGCTAAAACCGTGATTGACAAAACACGAATTAAAGTTTACAGCGCCACAGGTTCATTAATGGTTAATCAAGTACACAGCGCTAAATACAAAAGTGTTAACAGTCAATTAAAATCCTTCCTTACAACAAATAGTGCAGATGTAATTACAAATTTCGTTTTTTTATCCGCTGCTATGAAAACAGAATATACTGCTAATGGGTTTGTAATGACAAATATTGGGGATGGCACTTTTCGGTTTGTAAAAGATTCTGTGACATTATATTTTAATAATACACGGCGCATTAATCAGGTGGATTTATTTCATAGCGACGGGACGTTAAAATTGTCGGTGAAGCGGGCATTTGGAATGAATTCTTATGGGCTGATTGTGCCGAAATTTGAAATTGAAACACGCACTGATAATCGATTTACATCGCATTGTGTTCAAGAGGTAAAAGTAACATCTTACCCCTATTACCATTACACAATGGCCGGAGCAGGAAAGTATGCAGTAGAGGAATCTGAAGAAGATATTGATGAGCCTTTAAGTATAGAAGTGTTGCCTAACCCTGCTGATGATTTTATAATCATTAATGTGCCTGCTGAAGATTATAATCAGCCCATCCGCATTTATGATAATACCGGAAGATTAATTCTGGAAGAAATAATTCAGGCCGGTGATTTTGAAATAAAAATTGATATTTCTACTTTTCAAAGTGGAATGTATTTCGCCCAATTGCATAAAAATGAAGCCTTAATTACCCAAAGTTTTATCAAAAATTAA